One part of the Salvelinus fontinalis isolate EN_2023a chromosome 4, ASM2944872v1, whole genome shotgun sequence genome encodes these proteins:
- the aldh1a2 gene encoding retinal dehydrogenase 2 yields MTSSKIELPGEVKTDADAAALMASLQLMPSPVPNADIKYTKIFINNEWQDSVSGKTFPVYNPASGEKICEVQEAEKADVDKAVQAARLAFTLGSVWRRMDASERGRLLAKLADLVERDSAYLATIESMDSGKPFLPTLFVDLQGTIKTLRYYAGYADKIHGTSIPMDGDYLTFTRHEPIGVCGQIIPWNFPLMMTAWKLGPALACGNTVVLKPAEQTPLTCLYIGSLVKEAGFPPGVVNILPGFGPTAGAAIASHMGIDKVAFTGSTEVGKLIQEAAGKSNLKRVTLELGGKNPNIIFADADLDLAVEQAHQGVFFNAGQCCTAGSRIFVEEPIYEEFVRRSVERAKRRTVGSPFDPTTEQGPQISQEQQSRVLEFIQSGISEGARLECGGKALGLKGFFIEPTVFSNVKDDMRIAKEEIFGPVQQIMKFKTIDEVIERANNTEYGLVAAVFTSDITKAMTISTAMQAGTVWINCFNALSTQCPFGGYKMSGNGRELGDCGLKEYSEVKTITIKISAKNS; encoded by the exons ATGACATCCAGTAAAATCGAACTCCCTGGTGAAGTGAAGACCGACGCCGATGCCGCTGCGCTCATGGCATCTCTCCAGTTGATGCCCTCGCCGGTGCCCAACGCGGATATCAAGTACACCAAG ATTTTCATCAACAATGAGTGGCAAGACTCTGTGAGCGGAAAGACCTTCCCAGTCTACAACCCCGCCAGCGGAGAGAAGATCTGTGAGGTCCAAGAAGCAGAGAAG GCTGATGTGGACAAGGCGGTGCAGGCGGCCCGGCTGGCCTTCACCCTTGGTTCAGTGTGGCGGAGGATGGACGCGTCAGAAAGGGGTAGACTGCTGGCTAAACTGGCTGACCTGGTGGAGAGGGACAGTGCCTATCTAGCA actatagaatCCATGGACAGTGGGAAGCCTTTCCTGCCCACCCTGTTTGTGGACCTCCAGGGAACCATAAAGACGCTCAGATACTATGCTGGATACGCAGACAAGATCCATGGAACGTCCATTCCAATGG ATGGAGACTATCTTACGTTCACTAGACACGAGCCCATAGGAGTGTGTGGACAGATCATCCCT tggAACTTCCCACTGATGATGACTGCGTGGAAGCTAGGTCCAGCGCTGGCCTGTGGGAACACGGTGGTCCTGAAGCCTGCTGAGCAGACCCCCCTCACCTGCCTGTACATCGGATCTCTGGTCAAAGAG GCCGGGTTTCCACCGGGAGTCGTCAATATTTTGCCAGGATTCGGGCCAACGGCAGGAGCTGCAATTGCTTCGCACATGGGCATAGACAAAGTGGCTTTCACAGGATCAACTGAG GTCGGCAAGCTGATCCAAGAAGCAGCTGGGAAGAGTAATTTGAAGAGAGTAACGCTGGAGCTAGGAGGAAAGAATCCCAACATTATTTTTGCAGACGCTGATT tgGATCTAGCTGTGGAGCAGGCCCACCAGGGAGTGTTCTTCAATGCAGGCCAGTGCTGCACTGCAGGCTCTCGTATCTTCGTGGAAGAGCCCATCTATGAGGAGTTTGTGCGCAGGAGTGTGGAGAGGGCCAAGAGGAGGACAGTAGGAAGCCCCTTCGATCCCACCACGGAGCAGGGTCCACAG ATCAGCCAGGAGCAGCAGAGCCGCGTGCTGGAGTTTATTCAAAGTGGCATCAGTGAGGGAGCCAGGCTGGAATGTGGAGGCAAAGCCCTGGGCCTGAAAGGATTCTTCATTGAGCCCACTGTCTTCTCCAATGTCAAAGATGACATGCGCATCGCAAAAGAGGAG ATCTTTGGACCAGTTCAGCAGATCATGAAGTTCAAGACTATTGATGAGGTGATTGAAAGGGCCAACAACACAGAGTACGGCCTGGTGGCAGCTGTGTTCACCAGCGATATCACCAAAGCCATGACCATCTCCACAGCCATGCAGGCTGGCACCGTCTG GATAAACTGTTTCAATGCGCTGAGCACGCAGTGTCCATTTGGAGGATATAAAATGTCTGGCAACGGGCGTGAATT gGGGGATTGTGGCCTGAAGGAATACTCAGAGGTGAAGACCATCACCATAAAGATCTCAGCCAAGAACTCCTAA